In Desulfoferula mesophila, the genomic window GTCAGTTCCTTCGAGACGATAGAGTGGAACCACCGCCTGATGACTTCGCCCTATTCCAACGTGGGTTACGAGCCGCCGCTCAACCGCATGCGCGAGGACATAGAAGACGCCTGCGTCCTTTCCGGTCTGGACATGTCGCTGTTGGCGGTGCTCAACCCGGCCCAGGAGGTTATGGAGCTTACCGCGGGGGAGACCATCGCCGCCCACCGGGCCTCGGTGGCCAAGTACGACCGCCACTATACTTTTGACGTGGAGCGCTCAGGGGGCAAGGTGGACCTGGCCATCGCGGGCAGCTTTCCGGGAGACTTCTTTTTCGCCCACGCTTGTTGGCCGGTTGCCAACCTGGACCACTTTGTACGAGACGGGGGCACCATAATCCTGGCCACTCCGGTGCCGGGCGGCATGGCCCACTACTCCTATGCCAAGGACTACATGCCCCCCACCCCCCAGGCCATCCGCCGTCTGTACGAGGACGTCTTCTACGGCAAACAGGCCCTTTGGCATGCCTGCCTATGGATGCCCATCATCGAGATCATGGCGCGCAAAGACGTGATCGTGGTAACGGAGCCACAGCGCCTGGAAGATTTCGCCCTGAACCATATTACCGCCGTAACCTCGCTGGAACAGGCTTATGAACTGGCCCGGCAAAAGCACGGAGACACCATGCGGGTGGGCAACTTCCCCTACGGCAAGTGGGTGCTGCCCACCGCTCTGAACGACCCCAACCAACGACCTGAAAGGTATTAGATATGAACCTGCGTTTCACCCCGGCGGCGCGGGGGCTCCTGGAAGGAGCCTGCGACATCCACATCCACTCCGCGCCGGACGTTTATCCGCGCATCATGAACGACGTGGAATTGGCCCAGTGCGCCCAGGAAGTGGGCATGCGGGCCATCTTGATCAAGAACCATTGGACCGAGACCGTGGGCCGGGCCCAGGTGGCCAGCGATGTCACCGGCTTTCCGGTGTTCGGCGGCATCG contains:
- a CDS encoding lactate racemase domain-containing protein, with product MAHIQVPYGVKGLLEFELPDGNLALDTAKQFPGPPPDIDRAVIDALENPVQGAPFSQRLARADKVCILVDNFARLTPADKLLPPILRAIAEAGKKAEILVASGLLREMSEAELERKLGKAILASDVPVYQSKARETWDYDFVGVTTYGTPLSCHKRFLEADLTLAVTMTQATLWGYGGGGSMVVPGVSSFETIEWNHRLMTSPYSNVGYEPPLNRMREDIEDACVLSGLDMSLLAVLNPAQEVMELTAGETIAAHRASVAKYDRHYTFDVERSGGKVDLAIAGSFPGDFFFAHACWPVANLDHFVRDGGTIILATPVPGGMAHYSYAKDYMPPTPQAIRRLYEDVFYGKQALWHACLWMPIIEIMARKDVIVVTEPQRLEDFALNHITAVTSLEQAYELARQKHGDTMRVGNFPYGKWVLPTALNDPNQRPERY